A part of Streptomyces sp. NBC_01210 genomic DNA contains:
- a CDS encoding peptidoglycan D,D-transpeptidase FtsI family protein has translation MPLKEPPRRRVPGPARRPSVRPAARRRPRPAPRPIRLGSPRPRLRLVSLGLTLVMLAFVVRLLQVQAVDAGAYAAKAEKNRYLSHELTAERGEITDRAGIALATSVDAYDITADPKLFTPEESKAPNAPEQAAALLAPILGKDVAELAKKLRTPKSRYTVLARRQTPQVWNQIKDLKGVFAEKARADKSKGGPGANVLSGVFQEPSSKRVYPNGDLAAGILGYVTGDGKGGGGVESMLEKVLAGQDGQITYAQSGGRRVPTAGSREVPAVPGSDIELTIDRDIQWAAQQAIADQVKKSKADRGYVIVQNTQTGEVLAMANAPGFDPNDLTQANSAAMGNAALQDAYEPGSTAKVMSMAAVLEEKAATPGTHVVVPNRLHRGDRLFKDDIDHPTWNLTLNGVLAKSSNIGTILATGQLGKTQPAANQVLYTYLRKFGLGSPSGIGYPGETPGILAKPQKWSTSQQYTIPFGQGLSLNAMQAASVYSTIANGGVRVEPTLIRGTKGPDGRFTPAPAPKKTRVVSEQTARTLATMLESVVGDEEGTGTKGRIPGYRVAGKTGTANRVDPELGRYKGYTASFAGFAPADKPRITVYCAIQNPTKGSYFGGQICGPIYRKVMEFALKTLQVAPTGSDPARLPVTFQPGE, from the coding sequence GTGCCCCTCAAGGAACCACCGCGCCGCCGAGTCCCGGGCCCCGCCCGGCGGCCGTCCGTACGTCCTGCGGCCCGTCGGCGGCCGCGCCCGGCGCCCCGCCCGATCCGGCTCGGCAGCCCCCGCCCCCGGCTGCGGCTGGTCAGCCTCGGCCTGACGCTCGTCATGCTGGCCTTCGTCGTCCGGCTGCTCCAGGTGCAGGCCGTCGACGCCGGCGCGTACGCCGCCAAGGCGGAGAAGAATCGCTACCTCAGCCATGAGCTCACCGCGGAGCGCGGCGAGATCACCGACAGAGCCGGCATCGCCCTGGCCACCAGCGTCGACGCGTACGACATCACCGCCGACCCGAAGCTGTTCACGCCCGAGGAGAGCAAGGCTCCCAACGCTCCGGAACAGGCGGCCGCACTGCTCGCCCCGATCCTCGGCAAGGACGTCGCCGAGCTGGCGAAGAAGCTGAGGACACCCAAATCCCGGTACACCGTGCTGGCCCGCCGACAGACCCCCCAGGTCTGGAACCAGATCAAGGACCTCAAGGGCGTCTTCGCCGAGAAGGCAAGGGCCGACAAGTCCAAGGGAGGCCCCGGTGCCAATGTGCTGAGCGGCGTCTTCCAGGAGCCGAGCAGCAAACGCGTCTACCCGAACGGCGATCTCGCCGCCGGGATACTGGGCTACGTCACCGGTGACGGCAAGGGAGGCGGCGGTGTCGAGTCGATGCTCGAGAAGGTCCTCGCCGGCCAGGACGGACAGATCACCTACGCCCAGTCCGGCGGCCGGCGGGTGCCCACCGCGGGCTCCCGCGAGGTCCCCGCGGTCCCCGGCTCCGACATCGAGCTGACCATCGACCGCGACATCCAGTGGGCCGCCCAGCAGGCCATCGCCGACCAGGTGAAGAAGTCCAAGGCCGACCGCGGCTACGTGATAGTGCAGAACACCCAGACCGGCGAGGTCCTCGCCATGGCCAACGCGCCGGGCTTCGACCCCAACGACCTCACCCAGGCCAATTCGGCGGCCATGGGCAACGCCGCGCTCCAGGACGCGTACGAACCCGGCTCCACCGCCAAGGTGATGTCGATGGCCGCCGTCCTCGAGGAGAAGGCCGCCACGCCCGGCACCCATGTCGTCGTCCCCAACCGGCTGCACCGCGGCGACCGGCTCTTCAAGGACGACATCGACCACCCCACCTGGAACCTCACGCTCAACGGCGTACTGGCCAAGTCCAGCAACATCGGAACGATCCTGGCGACCGGCCAGCTCGGCAAGACCCAGCCCGCGGCGAATCAGGTGCTCTACACCTATCTGCGGAAATTCGGCCTGGGCAGCCCGAGCGGGATCGGCTACCCGGGCGAGACGCCCGGCATCCTCGCCAAGCCGCAGAAGTGGTCCACCTCGCAGCAGTACACGATCCCTTTCGGCCAGGGCCTCTCGCTCAACGCCATGCAGGCGGCCTCCGTCTACTCGACGATCGCCAACGGCGGCGTACGCGTCGAGCCCACCCTGATCCGCGGCACCAAGGGGCCCGACGGGCGCTTCACCCCGGCCCCCGCCCCCAAGAAGACCCGGGTGGTCAGCGAGCAGACCGCCAGGACGCTGGCCACCATGCTGGAGTCGGTCGTCGGTGACGAGGAAGGCACCGGCACCAAGGGCCGTATTCCCGGCTACCGCGTCGCGGGCAAGACCGGAACGGCCAACCGTGTCGACCCGGAACTGGGCCGCTACAAGGGCTACACCGCCTCCTTCGCCGGCTTCGCGCCCGCCGACAAACCGCGGATCACCGTCTACTGCGCCATCCAGAACCCCACCAAGGGCAGCTACTTCGGCGGCCAGATCTGCGGGCCGATCTACCGGAAGGTCATGGAGTTCGCCCTCAAGACCCTCCAGGTCGCACCGACCGGCAGCGATCCCGCCCGGCTGCCCGTCACCTTCCAACCCGGCGAGTGA
- a CDS encoding FtsB family cell division protein: MSSAAKQLKGRAARLARLMPSGPSTAARTPFVLLVVLLLSGGLITLLLLNSALNEGSFKLSELKRQTTELTDEEQALQRDVDNHSAPDALERRARELGMVPGGSPAFLNSDGTVRGVPREASGQPRPDPTPMEIQEPAPPPPAPPAPSVSASRSAQAPATHPSASAPPTRQARQSAPAVPPEPAAKPAPAKPAPPAPAAPPESPAKPAPPAPAAPAPAAPPEPAAKPAPANAAKPSQEPAKPPPTTPGR; the protein is encoded by the coding sequence GTGAGCTCAGCGGCCAAGCAGCTGAAGGGGCGGGCCGCGCGGCTCGCGCGGCTGATGCCGTCGGGGCCGAGCACCGCCGCCCGTACTCCCTTCGTCCTGCTGGTCGTGCTCCTCCTCAGCGGCGGGCTGATCACGCTGCTCCTGCTGAACTCCGCCCTCAACGAGGGCTCGTTCAAGCTGAGCGAGCTCAAGAGGCAGACCACCGAGCTCACCGACGAGGAGCAGGCGCTGCAGCGGGACGTGGACAACCACTCCGCCCCGGACGCGCTCGAGCGGCGGGCCCGCGAGCTCGGCATGGTGCCCGGCGGCAGTCCCGCCTTCCTGAACTCCGACGGCACGGTCCGCGGGGTGCCCCGAGAGGCCTCGGGGCAGCCCCGACCGGACCCGACTCCGATGGAGATCCAGGAACCGGCGCCGCCGCCCCCGGCCCCTCCAGCGCCGTCCGTCTCCGCCTCCCGCTCGGCCCAGGCTCCCGCCACGCACCCCTCCGCGTCGGCCCCGCCGACCAGGCAGGCGCGGCAGTCCGCGCCCGCTGTGCCCCCCGAACCGGCCGCCAAGCCCGCGCCCGCCAAGCCCGCGCCCCCCGCGCCCGCCGCGCCCCCCGAATCGCCCGCCAAACCCGCGCCCCCCGCGCCCGCCGCGCCAGCGCCCGCTGCGCCCCCCGAACCGGCCGCCAAGCCCGCGCCCGCCAACGCGGCCAAGCCGTCGCAGGAACCCGCGAAGCCGCCCCCGACGACCCCCGGCAGGTGA
- the rsmH gene encoding 16S rRNA (cytosine(1402)-N(4))-methyltransferase RsmH — MSQTRHVPVMLQRCLDLLAPALDRPGAVVVDCTLGLGGHSEALLTQFPGVHLVALDRDKEALRLSGERLAPFGDRATLVHAVYDELPEVLERLKIPKVQGILFDLGVSSMQLDEADRGFAYAQDAPLDMRMDQTTGMSAAEVLNTYPPGELVRILRSYGEEKQAKRIVSAVVREREKEPFSNSARLVELIRDALPQAAKRTGGNPAKRTFQALRIEVNGELTVLERAIPAAVQALAVGGRIAVLSYHSLEDRLVKQVFAAGAANTAPPGLPVVPEQYQPRLKLLTRGAELPTEAEVAENRRAAPARFRGAQRIREDV, encoded by the coding sequence ATGAGCCAGACCCGACACGTCCCGGTAATGCTCCAGCGGTGCTTGGACCTGTTGGCCCCGGCGCTGGACCGGCCGGGCGCGGTCGTCGTCGACTGCACCCTCGGCCTCGGCGGACACAGCGAGGCCCTGCTCACGCAGTTCCCCGGGGTGCACCTTGTCGCGCTCGACCGCGACAAGGAGGCGCTGCGGCTGTCGGGTGAGCGGCTCGCGCCGTTCGGTGACCGGGCCACCCTGGTGCACGCCGTCTACGACGAGCTGCCCGAGGTCCTTGAGCGCCTGAAGATCCCGAAGGTCCAGGGCATCCTCTTCGATCTCGGCGTCTCCTCCATGCAGCTCGACGAGGCGGACCGCGGATTCGCCTATGCCCAGGACGCCCCTCTCGACATGCGCATGGACCAGACGACCGGGATGAGCGCCGCCGAGGTCCTCAACACCTACCCGCCGGGCGAGCTGGTGCGGATCCTGCGCTCGTACGGCGAGGAGAAGCAGGCCAAGCGGATCGTCTCGGCGGTCGTACGGGAACGGGAGAAGGAGCCCTTCTCGAACAGCGCACGGCTCGTCGAGCTGATCCGCGACGCGCTGCCGCAGGCCGCCAAGCGCACCGGAGGCAACCCCGCCAAGCGCACCTTCCAGGCTCTGCGTATCGAGGTCAACGGCGAACTGACCGTTCTGGAGCGCGCCATCCCGGCCGCGGTGCAAGCGCTCGCGGTCGGCGGCCGGATCGCCGTGCTCTCGTACCACTCGCTCGAGGACCGGCTGGTCAAGCAGGTCTTCGCGGCGGGTGCGGCCAACACCGCACCGCCCGGACTGCCCGTCGTACCCGAGCAGTACCAGCCGCGGCTCAAGCTGCTGACCCGCGGCGCGGAACTCCCGACGGAGGCAGAGGTCGCCGAGAACCGCCGCGCGGCGCCCGCGCGGTTCAGGGGAGCGCAGCGCATCCGGGAGGACGTGTGA
- a CDS encoding beta-class carbonic anhydrase, whose product MSTSAHHSADAARSSGTVTDRLVQANLRYAAGFQDPGMDARPVLRVAVVACMDARLDLHDALGLELGDCHTIRNAGGVVTDDVIRSLTISQRALGTRSVILIHHTNCGLEKITEDFRHELEDEVGQRPAWAVEAFRDVDQDVRQSMQRVRTSPFLLHTDDVRGFVFDVTEGLLREIDPAV is encoded by the coding sequence ATGTCGACTTCCGCGCACCACTCCGCCGACGCAGCGCGTTCCAGCGGCACGGTCACCGATCGTCTTGTCCAGGCGAACCTGCGCTACGCCGCCGGCTTCCAGGACCCCGGGATGGATGCCCGTCCCGTGCTACGAGTGGCCGTGGTCGCCTGCATGGACGCCCGGCTCGACCTGCACGACGCGCTCGGTCTGGAGCTGGGCGACTGCCACACGATCCGCAATGCGGGCGGCGTGGTCACGGACGATGTGATCCGGTCGCTGACCATCAGCCAGCGGGCGCTCGGCACGCGCAGCGTCATACTCATCCACCACACCAACTGTGGTCTGGAGAAGATCACCGAAGACTTCCGGCACGAGCTGGAGGACGAGGTCGGGCAGCGGCCGGCCTGGGCGGTCGAGGCGTTCCGGGACGTCGATCAGGACGTACGGCAGTCGATGCAGCGGGTGCGCACCTCGCCGTTCCTGCTGCACACCGACGACGTGCGCGGCTTCGTCTTCGATGTGACGGAGGGTCTGTTGCGGGAGATCGACCCCGCAGTGTGA
- a CDS encoding AAA family ATPase, with translation MTTYDDRASLTDLTTTAERVRRSVEGVIEGKPEVVRLSLTVLLAEGHLLIEDVPGVGKTMLAKALARSIDCSVRRIQFTPDLLPSDITGVSIFDQQRRDFEFKPGAIFAQIVIGDEINRASPKTQSALLESMEERQVTIDGHTYELPSPFMVVATQNPVEMEGTYPLPEAQRDRFMARVSIGYPSADAELQMLDVHGGISPLDDLQPVAHAHDIVKLIDAVRTVHVADSVRRYAVELVAATRNHPDLRLGASPRATLHLLRAAKATAALSGRDYALPDDVQSLAVQVLAHRLLPTAQAQLNRRTAEQVVLEIMQRIPVPTAGGSESGYVPGRPVQSPLYGQQPGARRL, from the coding sequence GTGACGACCTATGACGATCGAGCGAGCCTCACAGATCTGACCACCACAGCGGAGCGTGTCCGCAGGTCGGTGGAGGGTGTGATCGAGGGCAAGCCTGAGGTCGTACGGCTTTCGCTGACCGTGCTGCTCGCCGAGGGGCATCTGCTCATCGAAGATGTGCCGGGCGTGGGCAAGACAATGCTGGCCAAGGCGCTGGCGAGATCCATCGACTGTTCGGTGCGGCGTATCCAGTTCACACCGGATCTGCTGCCGTCGGACATCACCGGTGTGTCGATCTTCGACCAGCAACGGCGGGACTTCGAGTTCAAGCCCGGCGCGATCTTCGCCCAGATCGTGATCGGCGACGAGATCAACCGCGCTTCGCCGAAGACCCAGTCGGCGCTGCTGGAGTCGATGGAGGAGCGCCAGGTCACCATCGACGGGCACACGTACGAACTGCCCAGCCCCTTCATGGTGGTGGCCACCCAGAACCCGGTGGAGATGGAGGGCACCTACCCGCTGCCGGAGGCGCAGCGCGACCGCTTCATGGCGCGGGTGTCGATCGGCTATCCCAGCGCGGACGCCGAACTGCAGATGCTCGATGTGCACGGCGGCATCTCGCCGCTGGACGATCTGCAGCCGGTGGCGCACGCCCACGACATCGTGAAGCTCATCGACGCGGTGCGTACGGTCCACGTCGCCGATTCCGTGCGGCGGTACGCCGTGGAGCTGGTGGCGGCCACCCGTAACCACCCGGACCTCAGACTCGGAGCGTCGCCGCGCGCCACGCTGCATCTGCTGCGCGCCGCGAAGGCCACGGCCGCGCTCAGCGGCCGTGACTACGCCCTGCCTGACGATGTCCAGTCGCTGGCGGTGCAGGTGCTGGCGCACCGGCTGCTGCCCACCGCGCAGGCGCAGTTGAACCGCCGTACGGCCGAGCAGGTCGTGCTGGAGATCATGCAGCGCATCCCCGTGCCCACGGCCGGGGGCTCGGAGAGCGGCTATGTGCCGGGCCGGCCGGTTCAGTCGCCGCTCTACGGCCAGCAGCCCGGCGCCCGGCGGTTGTGA
- a CDS encoding DUF58 domain-containing protein has product MSAGAPTAAEGNDTSGVRAALGGLTTRGRSFLAAGVAAAVCAYVLGQGDLLRVGLLLAVLPLVCVAVLYRTRYRVAGSRRLSPLRVPAGSEARVHLRMDNVSRLPTGLLMLQDHVPYVLGPRPRFVLDRVEAGGRREVSYRVRSDLRGRYPLGPLQLRLSDPFGMCELTRSFSAYDTLTVIPHTETLPPVKLAGEASGYGDGRQRSLALAGDDDIIPRNYRYGDDLRRVHWRSTARYGELMVRREEQPQRARCTVLLDTRRLAYQGAGPDSAFEWAVSGAASALVHMLERGFAVRLLTDTGNSVPGEGADGFAGSTQESADSAGLMMDTLAVVDHSDGAGLSRSYDVLRGGNEGLLVAFFGDLDEEQAAVSARMRQRSGAAVAFVLDSGTWVTSGAVAGAVDERLTQLREAGWTALAVSPGMTLSELWQQAGRQRIASPGGSTDGFSGGWS; this is encoded by the coding sequence ATGTCGGCCGGGGCGCCCACCGCCGCGGAAGGCAACGACACGAGCGGGGTGCGGGCGGCCCTGGGCGGGCTGACCACGCGCGGTCGTTCCTTCCTCGCGGCGGGAGTGGCGGCAGCGGTGTGCGCGTACGTCCTGGGGCAGGGCGACCTGTTGCGGGTCGGACTGCTGCTCGCCGTGCTGCCGCTGGTCTGTGTGGCCGTGCTGTACCGCACGCGCTACCGGGTCGCGGGCAGCCGGCGTCTTTCGCCCTTGCGGGTGCCCGCCGGTTCCGAGGCGCGGGTGCATCTGCGGATGGACAACGTCTCGCGGTTGCCCACCGGGCTGCTGATGCTCCAGGACCATGTGCCCTACGTGCTGGGGCCACGGCCCCGGTTCGTCCTGGACCGGGTGGAGGCGGGCGGCCGGCGCGAGGTGTCGTACCGGGTGCGCTCGGATCTGCGCGGGCGCTATCCGCTCGGGCCGCTGCAGCTGCGACTGAGCGACCCGTTCGGGATGTGCGAGCTGACCCGCTCGTTCAGCGCGTACGACACCCTCACCGTCATTCCGCACACCGAGACGCTGCCTCCGGTGAAGCTGGCGGGCGAGGCCTCGGGGTACGGCGACGGGCGGCAGCGCTCGCTGGCGCTCGCGGGCGACGACGACATCATCCCGCGCAACTACCGCTACGGCGACGATCTTCGCCGGGTGCACTGGCGCTCCACCGCGCGCTACGGCGAGCTGATGGTGCGTCGCGAGGAGCAGCCGCAGCGCGCCAGATGCACGGTGCTGCTCGACACCCGGCGGCTCGCCTACCAGGGTGCCGGTCCCGACTCCGCCTTCGAGTGGGCGGTCTCGGGCGCGGCATCCGCGCTGGTGCACATGCTGGAACGGGGCTTCGCGGTCCGGCTGTTGACGGACACGGGGAACTCGGTGCCCGGTGAGGGCGCCGACGGCTTCGCCGGATCGACTCAGGAGTCCGCGGACTCCGCGGGTCTGATGATGGACACGCTCGCGGTCGTCGACCACTCCGACGGGGCAGGGCTCTCGCGCTCGTACGACGTCCTGCGCGGCGGGAACGAAGGACTGCTGGTCGCCTTCTTCGGCGACCTGGACGAGGAGCAGGCGGCGGTCTCGGCCAGGATGCGGCAGCGCAGCGGCGCCGCCGTCGCGTTCGTCCTGGACAGCGGGACCTGGGTGACGAGCGGCGCGGTCGCCGGGGCGGTCGACGAGCGGCTGACGCAGCTGCGGGAGGCGGGCTGGACGGCGCTCGCCGTGTCGCCCGGGATGACGCTGTCCGAACTGTGGCAGCAGGCGGGCCGGCAGCGCATCGCGTCTCCCGGTGGCAGCACGGACGGTTTCTCTGGGGGTTGGTCATGA
- a CDS encoding transglutaminase TgpA family protein: protein MSGRGRLALCAFAATLMAAGAMLPLVEPASWMLQAAFLLAIQSGVGALARRVPLARPLTVAVQALVTLLLITVVFARGQAILGLLPGPEAIEQFGQLLNAGAEDVGRYAIPAPATDGIRLMVIGGVLVIGLAVDALAVTFRSAAPAGLPLLALYSVAAGLSGGGANWLWFLLAATGYLVLLLAEGRDRLSQWGRVFGGAASAQGRTAVGFDSAGGNPLAPVRTGRRIGALALGVALVVPAALPALDGGLLGSADGGDGAGAGGGTISAVNPLVSLQDSLNQPEDREVIRYRTNATNTQDLYLRIVALDQFDGTAWKSSERKVKDVPDELPRPDGLSPSVSATEIRTNISAAGSYKQSWLPLPYPATKVGIKGRWRYEPTGRTLVGDRGQNTRGAQYQVTSLLVNPRPDQLAKAPAPPAALLREYTKVPDVLPAEVGKTARKVTKGATNDYERAVKLQDWFAVDGGFTYDTEVQSGTGVSAITRFLRQKKGFCVHFSFSMAAMARTLGIPARVAVGFTPGSPRSDGTMSVGLKEAHAWPELYFEGVGWTRFEPTPSRGSAPEYTRAQSPSSKPSNPTQPGASSSPTPSAAPSASDNCTAQAKRLGECGAAAPQDILPPADPGIPLGTVLGVSLAVLAMVVLPLLPMLWRMRVRARRLGSGGRTPADDAARTLAAWQEITDTAWDHGIPPDDSQTQRKAAARIVRLGQLEDEAADAVHRVAGAVEQVLYAPEPRPGAGLADDAELIRAGLADAGSRGTRLRALLAPRSAIRVMWAVSARWATLTDRWGVRRWRLDRWAGLLRRPSRQRG from the coding sequence ATGAGCGGTCGCGGACGTCTGGCACTCTGCGCCTTCGCCGCCACGCTGATGGCGGCGGGCGCGATGCTGCCGCTGGTCGAACCGGCCTCCTGGATGCTGCAGGCGGCGTTCCTGCTGGCGATCCAGAGCGGGGTGGGCGCGCTCGCCCGGCGGGTGCCGCTGGCCAGGCCGCTGACGGTGGCGGTGCAGGCGCTCGTCACGCTGCTGCTGATCACCGTGGTCTTCGCCCGGGGCCAGGCGATCCTTGGGCTGTTGCCGGGGCCCGAGGCAATCGAGCAGTTCGGCCAGTTGCTGAACGCGGGCGCCGAGGATGTCGGGCGGTACGCGATCCCGGCGCCGGCGACCGACGGCATCAGGCTGATGGTGATCGGCGGCGTGTTGGTGATCGGCCTCGCGGTGGATGCCCTCGCGGTGACGTTCCGCAGTGCGGCCCCGGCCGGGCTACCGCTGCTGGCGCTCTACTCGGTGGCCGCGGGGCTCTCCGGCGGCGGCGCGAACTGGCTCTGGTTCCTGCTCGCGGCCACCGGATATCTGGTGCTTCTGCTGGCCGAGGGCCGGGACCGGCTCTCCCAGTGGGGCCGGGTCTTCGGCGGCGCCGCTTCGGCACAGGGGCGTACCGCGGTCGGATTCGACTCGGCGGGCGGCAATCCGCTGGCACCGGTCCGTACCGGTCGGCGTATCGGCGCGCTCGCGCTGGGCGTGGCGCTGGTGGTCCCGGCAGCGCTGCCGGCGCTGGACGGCGGGCTGCTGGGCAGCGCTGACGGCGGGGACGGAGCAGGCGCGGGCGGCGGCACCATCTCCGCGGTGAACCCGCTGGTCTCGCTGCAGGACAGCCTCAACCAGCCCGAGGACCGCGAGGTCATCCGGTACCGCACCAACGCGACGAACACACAGGACCTGTATCTGCGGATCGTCGCGCTGGACCAGTTCGACGGCACGGCGTGGAAGTCCTCCGAGCGCAAGGTCAAGGACGTACCGGACGAGCTGCCCCGGCCGGACGGGCTGAGTCCGTCGGTCAGCGCCACCGAGATCAGGACGAACATATCGGCCGCCGGCTCGTACAAGCAGAGCTGGCTGCCGCTCCCGTACCCGGCGACGAAGGTGGGGATCAAGGGCCGCTGGCGGTACGAGCCCACCGGGCGGACCCTGGTCGGCGACCGTGGTCAGAACACCCGCGGTGCGCAGTACCAGGTCACCAGCCTTCTGGTGAACCCGAGGCCGGACCAGCTGGCCAAGGCGCCCGCGCCCCCGGCCGCGCTGCTGCGCGAGTACACCAAGGTGCCCGATGTGCTGCCCGCCGAGGTCGGGAAGACGGCGCGGAAGGTGACGAAGGGTGCCACGAACGACTACGAGCGGGCCGTCAAGCTGCAGGACTGGTTCGCCGTGGACGGCGGCTTCACCTACGACACCGAGGTCCAGTCGGGTACGGGTGTCTCCGCGATCACCCGCTTCCTGAGGCAGAAGAAGGGGTTCTGCGTCCACTTCTCGTTCTCGATGGCCGCGATGGCCAGGACGCTGGGCATACCGGCACGGGTCGCAGTGGGCTTCACTCCGGGCTCCCCGCGATCGGACGGCACCATGTCGGTCGGTCTGAAAGAGGCGCATGCCTGGCCCGAGCTGTACTTCGAGGGTGTGGGGTGGACGCGGTTCGAGCCGACCCCGAGCCGGGGCTCCGCGCCCGAGTACACGCGGGCGCAGTCGCCGTCCAGTAAGCCGTCCAACCCGACGCAGCCCGGCGCCAGCAGTTCGCCGACGCCCTCCGCGGCGCCCTCCGCCTCGGACAACTGCACAGCGCAGGCGAAGCGGCTCGGCGAGTGCGGAGCGGCCGCGCCGCAGGACATCCTGCCGCCCGCCGACCCCGGGATCCCGCTGGGGACAGTGCTGGGCGTGAGTCTTGCCGTACTGGCGATGGTGGTGCTGCCGCTGCTGCCGATGCTCTGGCGGATGCGGGTGCGTGCGCGACGGCTCGGCTCCGGTGGGCGCACGCCCGCGGATGACGCGGCCCGGACGCTGGCGGCCTGGCAGGAGATCACCGATACGGCTTGGGACCACGGCATCCCGCCCGACGACTCGCAGACACAGCGCAAGGCGGCTGCGCGCATCGTCCGGCTGGGACAGCTGGAGGACGAAGCGGCGGACGCGGTGCACCGGGTGGCCGGCGCGGTGGAGCAAGTGCTGTACGCCCCTGAGCCCCGGCCCGGTGCGGGGCTGGCCGATGACGCCGAGCTGATCCGGGCCGGGCTGGCCGACGCGGGGAGCCGGGGGACGCGGCTGCGGGCGCTGCTCGCGCCCCGTTCCGCCATTCGGGTGATGTGGGCGGTCTCGGCCCGCTGGGCGACGCTCACCGACCGGTGGGGCGTGCGCCGCTGGCGCCTGGACCGATGGGCGGGACTCCTGCGCCGCCCGTCCCGGCAACGAGGCTGA
- a CDS encoding DUF3040 domain-containing protein, which produces MPLSEHEQRMLEQMERALYAEDPKFATALEGSGLRTYTRRRVYQAVAGFLVGIALLMAGMVAQQIWISVVGFLVMLGCAVLAVTGWRKAPKPGEQQTLGDTAATARRQPRQRRSMMDRIEQRWQRRRDEQGGH; this is translated from the coding sequence GTGCCGCTCTCGGAGCACGAGCAGCGAATGCTCGAGCAGATGGAGCGAGCGCTGTACGCCGAAGATCCCAAGTTCGCTACAGCGCTTGAGGGAAGCGGGCTGCGTACGTACACCCGGCGACGGGTTTACCAGGCAGTTGCAGGCTTCCTGGTGGGTATCGCGCTCCTCATGGCCGGAATGGTCGCGCAGCAGATCTGGATCAGCGTGGTGGGGTTTCTCGTCATGCTCGGCTGTGCGGTTCTCGCGGTCACCGGTTGGCGCAAGGCGCCCAAACCGGGTGAGCAACAGACCCTGGGGGACACGGCGGCAACAGCTCGCCGCCAGCCCCGCCAGCGCAGGTCGATGATGGACCGGATCGAGCAGCGGTGGCAGCGTCGCCGCGACGAACAGGGCGGCCACTGA
- a CDS encoding methyltransferase, with protein MSDPMRPRASLRTAVVWEVLKEALDRRVKAAGTDSLDVLDTGGGSGNFAVPTAKLGHRVTVVDPSPNALFALERRAAEAGVADRVRGVQGDIHGLFEVVERGGYDAVLCHGVLEYVDDPAEGVRNAVDALRPSGALSLLAAGLGGAVLARALAGHFTEARTALTDPAGRWGAGDPVPRRFTAEQLTELVSAAGAEVGAVHGVRVFADLVPGVLVDTEPGALDALLKLEAAAAELPAFHAVATQLHVLGEKRG; from the coding sequence GTGTCGGACCCGATGCGACCCCGCGCCTCTCTCCGTACCGCCGTGGTCTGGGAGGTCCTCAAGGAGGCCCTCGACCGACGGGTCAAGGCGGCGGGGACGGACTCCCTGGACGTCCTCGACACCGGCGGCGGCAGCGGCAACTTCGCCGTGCCCACGGCCAAGCTCGGGCACCGCGTCACCGTTGTCGACCCCAGCCCCAACGCGCTCTTCGCGCTGGAGCGCCGGGCCGCCGAGGCCGGCGTGGCCGACCGGGTCCGCGGGGTCCAGGGCGACATCCACGGTCTCTTCGAGGTCGTCGAGCGCGGTGGCTACGACGCTGTGCTCTGCCATGGAGTCCTGGAGTACGTGGACGACCCCGCCGAGGGCGTACGGAACGCTGTGGACGCGCTCCGGCCCTCCGGCGCGCTCAGCCTGCTTGCCGCCGGGCTCGGCGGGGCTGTCCTGGCCAGGGCGCTGGCCGGGCACTTCACCGAGGCCCGCACCGCGCTCACCGACCCCGCGGGCCGCTGGGGCGCCGGCGACCCGGTGCCCCGGCGCTTCACCGCCGAGCAGCTCACCGAGCTCGTCAGTGCGGCCGGTGCCGAGGTCGGTGCCGTGCACGGCGTACGGGTCTTCGCCGACCTGGTCCCGGGCGTCCTGGTGGACACCGAGCCCGGCGCGCTGGACGCGCTGCTCAAACTGGAGGCGGCGGCCGCCGAGCTGCCGGCCTTTCACGCGGTCGCGACCCAGCTCCACGTACTGGGCGAGAAGCGGGGCTGA
- a CDS encoding SAV_6107 family HEPN domain-containing protein gives MASSHAAAAHRRRATGPAPSLTGPANDVHPVLRRASAPPAALDLLAQARTGLDEAATLETPNERYATAHLAALRTAAAVLAARGRPETSERRRQRIRSAWEVLPEIAPELSEWSVLFASGASRRARAEAGIQGAASNRDADDLLRDAAMFLRLVERMLVLQPVLPQPRTERPERGGAVG, from the coding sequence ATGGCCAGCTCCCACGCCGCAGCCGCACACCGGCGCCGCGCCACCGGCCCTGCCCCCTCACTGACCGGACCGGCGAACGACGTGCACCCCGTCCTGCGGCGGGCCTCGGCACCGCCCGCCGCCCTCGACCTGCTCGCCCAGGCCCGTACGGGCCTTGACGAGGCCGCCACTCTCGAAACGCCGAACGAGCGTTACGCCACCGCCCATCTGGCCGCCCTGCGCACCGCCGCCGCGGTGCTCGCTGCCCGTGGCCGCCCGGAGACCAGCGAGCGCCGCAGGCAGCGGATCCGCAGCGCCTGGGAAGTCCTGCCCGAGATAGCGCCGGAACTGTCCGAGTGGAGTGTGCTGTTCGCCTCGGGGGCCAGTCGCAGGGCGCGCGCCGAGGCCGGCATACAGGGCGCGGCGAGCAACCGCGACGCCGACGACCTGCTGCGCGACGCGGCCATGTTCCTGCGCCTGGTCGAGCGGATGCTCGTGCTGCAGCCGGTGCTGCCCCAGCCCAGGACGGAGCGACCGGAGAGGGGTGGCGCCGTGGGGTGA